The genomic region gcatatatttatatttgtatacattttttcacCCCAATATTAATTTGTTCATCTGCATTTGAAGATCCATTGTAATCGCGTAATGCGTTTTTGTTTGCTGTTACAAACATACATATTTGTTGAAATCGAAGCGCAGATCACAGACGTTTGTCTATAAGGTTTGAGTAAGCTCTCTATTAGCATTCTCATTCATCTCATTAGCAGTTCCTCAGATGGAGCAGGACTTCCCAGAAGAGATGGCACCACGACAAGAATGTGCACTAATGaccaaaataattttatttttattacaattaCATATTTCACCTTCATACAAACAGAAAGATGTCCAGTTGTAAATTAATTAACTTTTGATAATCAACAATGATGAACATCATCACAATATTACACTTAAACAGGCAAACTGACATAGCAATCCCTTTCTGTATAGGACCagaattattagttaatatgattttattttttcttaacaTTGATATTAACCATGTATTTAGTGGCAATTACAAGGTTATACTAATTATCTGGAAACATTACTCGGCccatgttcatttttttccctctacTTCCCACTCCTCACCTCCAGATCAACAGCAAATTGACTCCAACTGCCGTCCAGAGAGCCTGCTCAAATTCATATTCCTCCTTATTAAAAATACCCACTTTCAGTCTGGCTATTTCTCAGACTTCCCTTAGCAATGCAGCTGTGGATGGAAAGCTGTTAAGTACTGCTCATCATTTTGATAATGAAGATTTCAAAAATGGACGGGACCTCATCACTCAGGGCATTGCTGCAGtgaaagtcagcatgaaacaggGGAGATATTTGTCTGCCCGCACCAGTCTGGGGGCTGTATGTCATACATTACAGGTATGCTAGTCCTGGAGAACATATTAGCCTGTagactgaactgaattgagtaCTCAACTCAATTCAAGATCAATTTAACAAATGAATGTGTTGTTGTGTGCAGGACTTCTATAGCCACAGTAACTGGGTGGAACTGGGAAGCACTGCTCCTTTCAGCACTCTGATCAGACCTGACCTTCCCCTCAACAATCTAGCAGGTGCTGTACGCACTGTATAGCTGTTTCTGAAGTAGTTTCTTTGTATTCATCTCAAAATTAAATTCCCCAGTCACTTGTATCATATGATGATTAGCCATCTTTACAGTTGCCCACCAAAGCCAAATAACAATTTTACCACACTTTGAATATTGTGCCATTCCACACACACTTACGTTTCTGGATGGATGTCTAGGTCCCAATACAAAGATATGCAAAAGCTGTGTTGGAAAAGACTGCAGTGACAACATTCTCCCAGAGATACTGCAGCAGAAGATCTTAACTTCAGGATATTTCCACTTGTTTTCCTCAAACAAACCTGAAGGTAGGGAAGCTTAGCATTTCATGCATTAGAACTGGTTGGTGTTTTGGTTTTCAGGCCTAAGTCAGATAGTTCTCGAACCTGAGAACCTGATACTTCAGCTTAGTTGGCTTAGTTTGGTCCTGTGCTGGTTATAAGATGGTCCTGAGCTGGAGCTAGTTGCTTAGGACCAGGacttgaccagcttaaaccagcacatgaccaactaaggaccagcataaaccagctcaaactaGCTGCcattcttcaaaacatacctaaccgtCATATggtgtttttttcaacagggtacTGAAGGAtttctgaatttttttaaaagttttttttaaaaaaaaacccttcagaTCTTGTCTTTGTTTGATATTGATTAGGCTTAATATAGCCTATTAACCAATATTTTGGTTGGCTTGCTGTCTCGTGCTGCTGAAACAAAGAGTAGCTCTGATGCTTATCTGGCTAGAACAAATATTTCTGAAATGCATTATTTTCTCAACAGAATTTCTATGAAAATATGTGTCTGTCAGGCAAATGTAGCCATGGCGGCTTTCTTGATAGGACCAGTTCTAGAGACCCCACCGGAGGCATCAATAAGGACGGCATCAGCTCAAATCATGGCTTCCTTCACCAGCGTGCTGCTGAAATGGCCATCAACGCTACTGTGGAACTGCTGGAAGACATCCGAGTGGCAACAGGAAACCAAGCCTTTCTTCAGTATGACCTttcaaaacctgtatgattCTAGGAACACAAAATAGGCTATTCAGAATAATGTCCAGACTGTCCATTTTTCATTCAGTAAAGGGAATAGAAGAGTGAACTGTACCTTTAAtctttcatctctctctctctctctctctctcattctctttTTAGATTGATGGGCCTCAATCAGACCTCAGTTCTGGCTTTTgtgtttgacatcacaggagATTTGTCTAGTTACATCTCAAAGGCCAAGAGAGCGTCCTTCAGTATCATAGACAGCAGGAGAGGAACATCGGAGGAACCTTCAGAATATATTCTAGTCCCATTTAATAACCAGGGTAGGTCTATTGTGCTTGAAATATGCTATTAGATAAAATTGTTTGCCGCTGCTGGTCTAAAGGGGTGCTCTATGCAGAACTTCACCTTAGTTTGATGCCCTATCTACATATGTACAGGGAGAGGCTGTACTGAATTGTTTAAATGGATTTAAAGAACGTTTTCAGTTTTAACTAAAAAGGGCTTTATAGTCTAAATGCAAAGGAGAACCTTTTTAAGTTCCTATAATGCCATCATTTATGTCCCATTGCCCTTTATCCATCTGTACTGGTGCTTCATGGGGCCTTTGCTTCTCCTCTATAACATACTATGGATTATACCTAAAACCAATGAACAACACACTGCCaccaatcagcatattagaatgatttctgaaggatcatgtgacagagTTTCAGACCAGCAGACACAGGGAAGAAGTGAGGGACGAGCTTATAAAGTCTTAATAAAGTCGAACCAATGATGAACTGTTGAACCAACTGTTCTTTTATTCTATATGAGCTATTTTTACATGGATTTTGACTCAGTCGATATCTACaatatttaacaacaatacttttaaataaagtcagTTTCAAGATATCATGagcaatatttttaaaaaatcatgttaatgaataatattaacacaatattttatttttagttcatACGGCATGAACTAATGAAACTAATGAGaacaaatacttttaaaaaatatattaataaatgttctttcAAATAGTACTTAAAGACACAAAGTATAGGCATTTAATGTCAAatattgtttcattatatgttTCATTAGTTCATGCAGTATGAACAAATACGCAGTATTTGTATTATCCATTAACatgattactttttttcaaatattgctCATTGTACATCTTGATATCttatatgcatgtataaattgaaagagactttatttaaaagtattgttgttaaatattGTAGATATCGATCCAATCAAAATCCACATGAAAAcagttaatatttaataaaattacaaaagatATTGCAACTCTATTAAGACTCTATAAGCTCCGCCCCTCACCTCCACACCGCGGCTGCTAATTTGGCGCTGCTGGTTTGAAACTGCTGGCGCTGTGGTTCTGCAGCTGGATACTAttggaaaattcagctttgccaccacagtaataaaatacattttaaaatatatagaaaatgttttaaattgtaacaatatttcacaaaaaatacagtttttcctgtatttttgattCAATAAATGCTGCGTTGGTGAGCATAAATGACTtatcttaattttcattttaaaatgatcatctaaatcttaattattccaaacttttgactggcaGTCTACATAAAATATACACTCAccagccactttattaggtactgCTGTTTAACTGCTTGCTAATGTAAATATCTAAACTCAATGAATTTATTCATGCAGACATGGTCACGACAATCTGCTCATATTTAAACCaagcaaaaatgatttttagtgACTTTAAACATGGCATGGTGGTTGGTGCAACATGGAAATCATACATGAGTCAGGCACAGtttatgtttaaaatgaactgcCTGTATTCTTGGTCTCTgtaatgtgtgtatgtttcCAATGACAGATTCTGGACCTCTGATAAGGACTGGGAATGCAGATACATTCAAAAGACATATTAATTCCCTTTCAACATCTGTTGGTGGAAACTTCTCAGATATGGCACTATCAGGActcctggtgtgtgtgtgtgtgtgtgtgtgtgtgtgtgtgtgtgtgtgtgtgtgtgtgtgtgtgtgtgtgtgtgtgtgtgtgtgtgtcttttggTCTGTGATTTTAACGTTCTTTCAGTTTGAAAAAGGTTCACACTGAAATAagtacacacaaaaacatattggcccagtttcacagacagggcttagcatAAGCCAGAATTAGGCcttttaagtagcttttataaacgtataCTAGAAAAATTCATTACTGCGTCTTGAGACAAAATAATAATGCTGAATAtattaagatatgtcagtaagttgctttcagttaaaacagcccaaacatgcattttagtctaggactagcttaagccttgtgaAACCacaggggccagttgcataaacatagccATTATGTTTCtgtgtcttaaaggattagtccacttttaaataaacttttcctgataatttactcacccccatgtcatccaagatgtccatgtctttctttcttcagtcgaaaagaaattaaagtttttgatgaaaacattccaggatttttctccttatagtagacttgaatgggcaccaaacggttgaaggtcaaaattagtttcactgcagcttcaaattgttctagatcatcccagatgagaaataagggtcttatctagtgaaaccattgctcattttctgaaaaaattgaaaattatataagttttaacaataaatgctcatcttgaactagctctcttcttcttctctgctaagtgtattactgccctccacaggccaaagtttgaacaaatttttatatgcaatatgctaattcaatagtatataacaattagttcaaactttgacctgaggagggcagtaatacgcttagcagcatctacactgccggatttctaatagagaagaagaagagagctagttcaagatgagcatttatggataaaacttatataattttcaattttttcagaaaatgagggatggtttcactagataagacccttatttctcatctgggatgatctagaacaatttgaagctgcagtgaaactaattttgaccttcaactgtttggtgcccattgaagtctactataaggagaaaaatcctggaatgttttcatcaaaaactttaaattcttttcgactgaagaaagaaagacatgaacatcttggatgacatgggggtgagtaaattatcaggaaaagtttatttaaaagtgaactaatcatttaagaACTAGTACGAACAACTAACAGTTAGTTAGAGGTAATCAGACTTACTTTTCTGTATCAAATCTatgtttttatgtaactgacttaTGAAGTTATGaccagtctgaaaaaaaaaaaaaggtgactaacttgtaagactagtcttagcagtttatgcaactggccccaggGGATAAGATGTTATAAAAGAATAGGGTTTGaaaaaaatttgaataattGGACTGAGCTTTCATATACATTGTAAAGCCTGACAGAAAGAAAGTTGTGGAGTGATTGATGGAGTGATTACAATCTTAAAAGTCCTGTTTCTTTCTGTTTTGTTGTTTCATTGATATACAGTTGACACTGACACAAGCTCCTCCATCATCAGACATTTTTGTTTTCACTGATTCTTCAGCAAAGGACTCTGAATTAAAAAGTGCAGTTGAGGGCATGATAGAAATCACAAAGTCAACAGTGAGTATCTGCAGATCACTTGTCATCACTGCTTGATTTGTTACTTCAGTTATGTAGCATTTGtcttaatactttttttttttttttactttagttaaTGCTTTAGGTATactgaactaacaataaacataCACAAATCAAGATTTaagaaatgctgtaaaaatagttattgttaattcataattaatgcattaatgttaacaaattgaaccttattgtaaagtgttgctatttttcttcattttaaatgtcttctctctttttttccacTATCCAGGTCAATTTCCTGCTGACAAGCTTCTCCTCGCGTAGTGGAAAGAATATCTCGTCGTCAAGATTATTGTCTCAGTCAGACATACAGCTGTACAGAGACCTGGCCCATGTTTCTGGTGGGCAGACCATAGAGGTCACAGACACTAGATTGTCTCAAGCCATCATTACTGATGTAATCACTGCTGACCTGGTATGTCCTAAAAATGCTTTGAGCTCACTATATTAACTCCTATCATCACTATTATAAAGAGAGTTCTTTTTTAATGTACTGTAAGAATACGATAGCATCATGCAGACAATCTTATCCTAGTCTAAATGCTTtattgctgttttgtgctgttctTGGAAGTAATTGTTTCTCAAATGCATTTCTTGAAGGTGACTGTGCTAGAGAGAAGTTCAGCCAAGGCAGacaacttttcttttttcttagaTCCATCTCTGTCCAATGTGACTGTGTATGTCACCGGAGACTCTCCGGTCTTTATCCTCTACAGCCCTACAGGTGAGCCAGTGAATCTCCAGTACTCCAATCTACAGTATGCGCTTAATAAACCGGTTTTTCATGCTTTTTGCTCCAGATAACTCGTACATGTGTAAGAGATAAACAGATTCTAGTGATTCAGTTTGTGCCACTCTTGAGGTAATGTTTTCTCCCCACGCTTTCAGGTGTGTCTCAGTCAGGTTCAGTGGCAGATGGTCCTCTGGGTAGCATCCTGACTGTTGGGATTTTAAGGAGAGTAAAACTAAACTCTGACAACCAGACAGGGGAATGGAAGATCAGCATTAACTCTACAAGATTCTACAGCCTTAAAATCATTGGTAAAGATTTGTATTTCAGCAAATTTGctgaaaaaatgcttttttttcttttcttgttttttgaAACCAGCTTCTGATTAGCCATTTGActaaaatggatagttcacccaaaaaacatCATTTTTGTCCATCAATTGAACATCAACACCAATCAAAATAGTCACAAATTATTCTGACTCtctgattaaaataaatgcacattCATGTCTTTTTTCCTTTAATTGTGAACACAGGTCAGAGTACTGTGGATGTCCTCTTTTTCTTTGTGGAGATATTTGAGCGAGGTCATGAAGACTCATGGGGACAGAGTTTCACCCGCCCTTTTATTGGTACAATATCGATATCTTCTTTAAAtagctgtatttttttaaattcactaTATTAAATCCAtacaaaattcaaattcaaatcagCCCTGCTCCTGGGGCCCCACTGTCCTGTTGGCtccaatcaaacacacctgaaccagctaattaaagggatatttcacccaaaaatgaaattctgtcatcatttactcaccctcaagttgttccaaacctctataaatttatttgttctgctgaacacaaagggcctcatttataaaatgttgtgcAGAAACCAtcctaaatttgatcttacGATCATTTCTCCGATGTGCGGATGTGTGGTTCATAGAATGAACGTACACACAGAAAACGAGCGTACACCTCTCTTTCAAATATGAAATCTCTAAATCGAAAATGATGGtgaatggtttcagttctcTGCCTTGTAAACGACACCTAAtcaatgtcatttacatatacaaGATCACCAGTCATCCAAATCCTTAGCGAGCTGCAAGAACagcttagatttccaaaaacctGCAGTAATCAGACCCTGATGTGGAGCTAAGCACTTTTCCAcgtaaaaaaagtttttataaatatgagcaTGGATTTAAGCGTACGCACACTCTAAGATCAAATCTATGCGTATGCacactttataaatgaggcccaaagatttttttaagaaagtttgtaaccaggctgctttggggcaccattagGAAAAGAAATACTATGGCAGTCagtgccccagaactgttcagtttcccacattcttcaaaatatcttcttttgtgttcaacagaacaaagaaatctcatacaggtttggaacaacctgagggtgagtaaattaaggtgtacttctgtttatgtttacacgacaatgatATACTAAAAACGTTTTTCACGTATAGACAaaaacattgtcaaaatgatccctgttcacatggatccgcgaaaacgaataaaaacactgtattatgcaCGCTTGGCCAGtttgtcactttgtaaagaagtACTACGCATCTGCCACATACACACGCATAttgactgaacacataatatgcatgacgtcaccattttcacaaattcacgtttttgtagtttacatggagatgatAATGCTATagtttttaaaaacttgcactCTGAAACCCGTTTTCATAAGTTTGTATTTTCAGGCACCCAAAATTCTGTTTTCgggtaaatgaatggccaaaatgcataaaaaatttCCCGGTTTAAGTTGAAAAGGCTGTCGTGTAAATGGCCCCTTAGCTGGACAGTGGATCCCCAGAATCAGGGTTGAAAACctttgatttaaaatgtttctttaatTGCTGATCAGGTCGGAATGCTACTTTGTTTGTCTCCGTGACCGGAGGAGATTCAGTCACAGTGACTGACGTGCTTCTAGTTGAAGCTTCAGGATCTGGTGTTGTTAATGGATCCATCAAAGCAGTGGGTGCAACAGACTTCCTGGTCAACGTAGACAGAATCCCAGAGGGGGCATTTGTGGTCCAACTCAAAGGGGTGTTGAATGACTCGACTCAATCTTTGCCCAGTCAATTCCAGAGACAGTCACCCACCCAATATAAAGGATCTAGAATAACCATCACAGTAAGAAATATATGGAAAAATGTtgcatacacaaacacaaatagcTGTAATTTACAACAAtcataaaacaaaatgcacttaaatttaCATCACAGTGTAGTACAAAAAGAGCATCAAAAAAGCATCATTGTATGAGAGAAATAACATTAACCATATCTGTTCCTCCACAGGCCCAATTGCAGAACATTACACTGCCTGGAGTCCCATTCAGTCTCAACTTCACAGTGGCCTCTAACACTATAGGCGGCAACTACACTATCCGAGCCAGGACTGACCTGGTGGAGACTGACATGTCTTTCCCCAGCTCTCTGATCCTTGTGGCAGGAGGAAGCGCTCAGGGAAGCATCAATCTGACCGTACCCTCCGAAACCGAGTCTGGGACGGCTGTCACACTCAGTATTGAGGCAGAAGCTCCGGGGTCCACAGACCTCAATTATGCCATAGTGCTACTCACTGTCTCCACAGCAAGTGCTATTTTCAGTGGATGTTACTCACTTTGCATGTGCCTTTCTTTctcctgtttttttgttttccattttgtATGATTCTAAATAATGTTTAACACAGCAAGTAACATTGTATGTTGATATCATTACTTGTCTTGAATTGTCAGGTGTAAATGAGTCTTTGTGAATATTAAAGAATTAGGTTTAAGGTTTACTACTGAAATTTTACTCACTTTCTGTAGTATGTAAACAAGTGTGTTTGGGACTAGTTTTTGTGGGTAAGCTGTGGTTTCAAGAGTAGTGAAGTATATACTCTTGATCTTTTTGCAAGTTTATTAAAGACACTGTTCACATAAGAGGCAGCAGTGTTGTATAAGCCTCTTCTTGGATCAAGGGCTTTATTAAACTCCTGCCACATGAATGACTATAAGTTATAAATGGCTTTAGACAGTTTGAGAGGAttcaatgaataaaatgttttgtgatatACCACttataattaaaggtgccatcgaattgaaaattgaatttacctcggcatagttgaataacaagagttcagtacatggaaatgacatacagtgagtctcaaactccattgcttcctccttcttatataaatgtcatttatttaaaagacctccgaagaacaggcgaatctcaacataacactgactgttacgtaacagtcgggatcattaatatttacgcccccaatatttgcatatgtcagcccatgattgaggcattacacaagggtagGATGTCTGGATGtccacagctgaatcatcagactaggtaagcaagcaagaacaatagcgaaaaatggcagatggagcaataataactgacatgatccatgatatcatgatatttttagtgatatttgtaaattgtctttctaaatgtttagttagcatgttgctaatgtactgttaaatgaggttaaagttaccattgtttcttactgtattcacagagacaagagccatcactattttcatttttaaacacttgcagtctgtataatgcataaacacaacttcattttttataaatctctccaacagtgtagcattagccattagccacggatcacagcctcaaattcattcagaatcaaatgtaaacatccaaataaatactgtacttacgcgattagacttTCTGCacgacgaacactttgtaaagatccattttgagggttatattagctgtgtgaactttgtttatgcattgatagagtcgagagctcgggagggggcggagagcgcgagcaattaaaggggccacagcctgaatcggcgcatttctaattatgcctcaaaataggcagttaaaaaaattaataaaaaaaaatctatggggtattttgagctgaaacttcacagacacattcaggggacaccttagacttgtattacatcttgtaacaaaaaacgttcgatggcacctttaaaataatatattgaaaCAAGTTATTTTACAACAAAATCTGCCTTAGAATATCTGTCATCCATTTCCATAATTAATGAATACTTTTGTTTGTTCCTGTGTGTTCACACATaactcttattattatttttttgataaatacatacaatttattttaattaagataaataaatacaattatgaaaaattcacttttacagcTTAAAGCTAAACTGTGTATTTAAGCATCACATTAAACAGTGTCaccaaatgatgttttattaacaaagttcgggaggagcaagttcagataattagcacaggtggagagcattcagttaatcaactcaaccaatgtcaagaggtataaattcagcagacttacctctgttcatttaagagtttatcagcatcccttctccaccccatctcctcacttctagtTCCATCTACTTTTTACACAccagggggagtactctgggttcgggacaaaattccgagctcggagccctctcccatACGCATAGCTTTACTCTATTTAATTTCGgatatgtgaactcgtgaatcACATACTGTTTAATGGGTGTTTTGGTTCTACAGTACATCTAAAATTTCAATTCAAACTAAATAATCTCTACTGTAGGCCTATGTAACAATCATTTTAAGATCTGCCATTATAAAAGATGCAAATGGAAAACTCATTAAccaaacattttgtcagaatttAGTTATTACTAAAATTGGGTATTTTAGACTTTGATTTGTCATGTGACAACTGGGTTTATGTCAGCTAATTACATTGCATGACCTTGTCTCAAGTaacacatttaaaactgaagtataattatcaatttttttcttcacaaattAAGAAAGTCCACCCCAATTCCTTTTTGGGgcatgttgaaataaaatgacagaaacattCTGATTCAGTCAGCTCAAATGCACAGATTATGATCATCAGTCAATTAAAAGGTCTCATTTTAATCTTCATTTCCTGTTTAATATGCtgaccattatttttttttctttgtttagaTTTTGTAGTGTTGTATCCAGGCTTGACAGTTTACAtcacaactgtcattaaatagGAGTGTTTCATTTCAGGCATACAGTACGCTATTGTGTCTGGAGTACTGTAGGAATGACAATCTTCATTCCTGTCCTACATATTCTCTTTAACTTATTTGGCAATAAAGCTGTTTCATTATCGTCTGTGTGATATGAAAGTACCATACAGAACCCTTCAACGACCAGCAGGTTGTGAGGAATGAAGTCAAACTTCTTTCCAGGCAAAGCTGCACGCTTTTATCTTATCTGACATTTAAACAGTTTCATGTGATTTGATTTGTAAGGACAGACTGGCACATCCTGATTATGCAGGCATGTTCCTGGGGCAGCATGTTTTGTTGGCCCTTGAACAACAATCCTGTCAAGTTATAACCTTAATCTTATCCTGAAACTGGAAGAAAATTATAGCTCAGTAACAATGATGCACAAGTCCCTACCCAGTCCTAAGCCTAACTGTAACTGTAAGATTAGCCCACACCAGATTGGTTGTTAGAAATATTGTTCTACGACCAACAAGGTCCAGATCCTTCTTAAGACCATCAGGGTGTGGGGGAATGAAGTCAGTCTTCATTCCagatgaaaaatgtttttgttttcaaaaggCTTTTAGCAGACCTGATTAAGCATTTGTTGCTTTCTTTTTTGCTTTCATTCTCCATCATACCTCTGCTTTATTTAGGGGTTTCTATAGGCctatatcatatatataaatgtgccatcgaattgaaaattgaatgtacctcagcatagttgaataacaagagttcagtacatggaaatgacatacagtgagtctcaaactccattgtttcctccttcttatataaatctcatttatttaaaagacctccgaagaacaggcgaatctcaacataacaccgactgttacgtaatagtcgggatcattaatatttacgcccccaatatttgcatatgccagcccatgttcaaggcattagacaagggcagaacatctggatgtgcacaggtgaatcaacagactaggtaagcaagcaagaacaacagcgaaaaatggcagatggagcaataataactgacatgatccatgatatcatgatatttttagtgatatttgtaaattgtctttctaaatgtttcgttagcatgttgctaatatactgttaaatgaggttaaagttaccatcgtttcttactgtattcacgtagatcagagccgtcgctattttcatttttaaacacttgcagtctgtataattcataaacacaacttcattctttataaatctctccaacagtgtagcattagccgttagccacggagcactatcaaactcattcagaatcaaatgtaaacatccaaataaatactatacttacgcgattagacttgctgcatgacgaacactttgtaaagatccattttgagggttatattagctgtgtgaactttttttatgcagtgatagagtcgagagcttgggagggggcggagagcgcgagcaattaaaggggccgcagcctgaatcggcgcatttctaattatgcctcaaaataggcagttaaaaaaattaattaaaaaaaatctatggggtattttgagctgaaacttcacagacacattcaggggacaccttagacttgtattacatcttgtaaaaaaacgttcgatggcacctttaaaataatatattgaaaCAAGTTATTTTACAACAAAATCTGCCTTAGAATATCTGTCATCCATTTCCATAATTAATGAATACTTTTGTTTGTTCCTGTGTGTTCACACATaactcttattattatttttttgataaataaatacaatttattttaattaagataaataaatacaattatgaAAAATTCACTTATGGAGAATGTTGATTTTTGTGCTTTTCTTATTACTCTTAAAGCTAAACTGTGTATTTAAGCATCACATTAAACAGTGTCaccaaatgatgttttattaacaaagttcgggaggagcaagttcagataattagcacaggtggagagcattca from Megalobrama amblycephala isolate DHTTF-2021 linkage group LG7, ASM1881202v1, whole genome shotgun sequence harbors:
- the LOC125272142 gene encoding von Willebrand factor A domain-containing protein 7-like isoform X2, which translates into the protein MVSLVVVAVFLLQGALFQPPQASGFKILPADGSLTHQQITEAAFLRKMAEVCRDVAAARGRDFTLPINSKLTPTAVQRACSNSYSSLLKIPTFSLAISQTSLSNAAVDGKLLSTAHHFDNEDFKNGRDLITQGIAAVKVSMKQGRYLSARTSLGAVCHTLQDFYSHSNWVELGSTAPFSTLIRPDLPLNNLAGPNTKICKSCVGKDCSDNILPEILQQKILTSGYFHLFSSNKPEGKCSHGGFLDRTSSRDPTGGINKDGISSNHGFLHQRAAEMAINATVELLEDIRVATGNQAFLQLMGLNQTSVLAFVFDITGDLSSYISKAKRASFSIIDSRRGTSEEPSEYILVPFNNQDSGPLIRTGNADTFKRHINSLSTSVGGNFSDMALSGLLLTLTQAPPSSDIFVFTDSSAKDSELKSAVEGMIEITKSTVNFLLTSFSSRSGKNISSSRLLSQSDIQLYRDLAHVSGGQTIEVTDTRLSQAIITDVITADLVTVLERSSAKADNFSFFLDPSLSNVTVYVTGDSPVFILYSPTGVSQSGSVADGPLGSILTVGILRRVKLNSDNQTGEWKISINSTRFYSLKIIGQSTVDVLFFFVEIFERGHEDSWGQSFTRPFIGRNATLFVSVTGGDSVTVTDVLLVEASGSGVVNGSIKAVGATDFLVNVDRIPEGAFVVQLKGVLNDSTQSLPSQFQRQSPTQYKGSRITITAQLQNITLPGVPFSLNFTVASNTIGGNYTIRARTDLVETDMSFPSSLILVAGGSAQGSINLTVPSETESGTAVTLSIEAEAPGSTDLNYAIVLLTVSTASAIFSGCYSLCMCLSFSCFFVFHFV
- the LOC125272142 gene encoding von Willebrand factor A domain-containing protein 7-like isoform X1: MNFPTVVNVNMVSLVVVAVFLLQGALFQPPQASGFKILPADGSLTHQQITEAAFLRKMAEVCRDVAAARGRDFTLPINSKLTPTAVQRACSNSYSSLLKIPTFSLAISQTSLSNAAVDGKLLSTAHHFDNEDFKNGRDLITQGIAAVKVSMKQGRYLSARTSLGAVCHTLQDFYSHSNWVELGSTAPFSTLIRPDLPLNNLAGPNTKICKSCVGKDCSDNILPEILQQKILTSGYFHLFSSNKPEGKCSHGGFLDRTSSRDPTGGINKDGISSNHGFLHQRAAEMAINATVELLEDIRVATGNQAFLQLMGLNQTSVLAFVFDITGDLSSYISKAKRASFSIIDSRRGTSEEPSEYILVPFNNQDSGPLIRTGNADTFKRHINSLSTSVGGNFSDMALSGLLLTLTQAPPSSDIFVFTDSSAKDSELKSAVEGMIEITKSTVNFLLTSFSSRSGKNISSSRLLSQSDIQLYRDLAHVSGGQTIEVTDTRLSQAIITDVITADLVTVLERSSAKADNFSFFLDPSLSNVTVYVTGDSPVFILYSPTGVSQSGSVADGPLGSILTVGILRRVKLNSDNQTGEWKISINSTRFYSLKIIGQSTVDVLFFFVEIFERGHEDSWGQSFTRPFIGRNATLFVSVTGGDSVTVTDVLLVEASGSGVVNGSIKAVGATDFLVNVDRIPEGAFVVQLKGVLNDSTQSLPSQFQRQSPTQYKGSRITITAQLQNITLPGVPFSLNFTVASNTIGGNYTIRARTDLVETDMSFPSSLILVAGGSAQGSINLTVPSETESGTAVTLSIEAEAPGSTDLNYAIVLLTVSTASAIFSGCYSLCMCLSFSCFFVFHFV